From a region of the Corallococcus coralloides DSM 2259 genome:
- a CDS encoding amidohydrolase family protein, which translates to MRSRYLTAALLALALPLSASTAPAASRTVVFQGGTVLDGSGGQPLEEAAVVVRDGKIVSVGLAIHVKVPKGAEVIDFKGQTLLPGLISDHSHVGQTSGTTTGSQNYTRENVEKQLRQFAAYGVTTVTALGMNRPLFNELRKEAHADTFTGADLFGAGQGIGVPEGGPPQAMTNSAPDQLFRPTTAEEARAAVRTLAKNRVDLVKVWVDTFLGKLPKMKPDIYKAVIDESHKQGLRVAAHIHDLEDAKAVVDAGVDIIAHGVRDQPVDAAFIQAMKKRGVWYVPTLELDEATVVYADQPLLVDDPVLQPALSPELRAQFNDSAWRKKTLEDPKAQEARHALSTNQANLKALYDAGVKVGFGTDSGATPLRIPGYAEHRELKLMVGAGLTPGQALAVATGNAADLLKLKDRGRIKPGLRADFFLVEGDPTASIIAADRITGVWRQGRKVAGKLTAPPAP; encoded by the coding sequence ATGCGCTCGCGTTACCTGACCGCCGCCCTGCTCGCCCTCGCGCTGCCGCTGTCCGCCAGCACGGCGCCTGCCGCCTCGCGCACCGTCGTCTTCCAGGGCGGCACGGTGCTGGATGGCTCCGGCGGCCAGCCGCTGGAGGAGGCCGCGGTGGTGGTGCGCGACGGAAAGATCGTGTCCGTGGGGCTCGCCATCCACGTCAAGGTGCCCAAGGGCGCGGAGGTCATCGACTTCAAGGGCCAGACGCTCCTGCCCGGCCTCATCTCCGACCACAGCCACGTGGGCCAGACGTCCGGCACCACCACGGGCTCCCAGAACTACACGCGGGAGAACGTGGAGAAGCAGCTGCGCCAGTTCGCCGCCTACGGCGTCACCACCGTGACGGCGCTCGGGATGAACCGGCCGCTGTTCAACGAGCTGCGCAAGGAGGCCCACGCGGACACCTTCACCGGCGCGGACCTCTTCGGCGCGGGGCAGGGCATTGGCGTGCCAGAGGGCGGGCCGCCCCAGGCGATGACGAACAGCGCGCCCGACCAGCTCTTCCGCCCCACCACGGCGGAGGAGGCCCGCGCCGCCGTGCGCACGCTGGCGAAGAACCGCGTGGACCTGGTGAAGGTCTGGGTGGACACGTTCCTGGGCAAGCTCCCGAAGATGAAGCCGGACATCTACAAGGCCGTCATCGACGAGTCCCACAAGCAGGGCCTGCGCGTCGCCGCCCACATCCACGACCTGGAGGACGCGAAGGCCGTGGTGGACGCGGGCGTGGACATCATCGCCCACGGCGTCCGCGACCAGCCCGTGGACGCGGCCTTCATCCAGGCCATGAAGAAGCGCGGCGTCTGGTACGTGCCCACGCTGGAGCTGGACGAGGCCACCGTGGTCTACGCGGACCAGCCCCTGCTCGTGGACGACCCCGTCCTCCAGCCCGCGCTGTCCCCCGAATTGCGCGCGCAGTTCAACGACTCCGCCTGGCGCAAGAAGACCCTGGAGGATCCCAAGGCCCAGGAGGCGCGCCACGCGCTCTCCACCAACCAGGCCAACCTGAAGGCGCTGTACGACGCGGGCGTGAAGGTGGGCTTCGGCACGGACTCCGGCGCCACCCCGCTGCGCATCCCCGGCTATGCGGAGCACCGCGAGCTGAAGCTGATGGTCGGCGCGGGCCTCACGCCGGGTCAGGCCCTGGCCGTCGCCACCGGGAACGCGGCGGACCTGCTCAAGCTCAAGGACCGGGGCCGCATCAAGCCAGGCCTGCGCGCGGACTTCTTCCTCGTGGAGGGCGACCCCACCGCCAGCATCATCGCCGCGGACCGCATCACCGGCGTGTGGCGCCAGGGCCGCAAGGTGGCGGGGAAGCTCACCGCGCCTCCCGCGCCCTGA
- a CDS encoding YqaA family protein — translation MPAEPSTLSTWGLPGMFFVAMLAGSVVPVPSEAMLAALIYNGTPPVMATVVATVGNVLGAVTLYILGKWVSQGGGGAVGRWVARRREKEGPRMARVEANLRTWGAPALLMAWLPILGDAFVLAGGFVGVRPLPFVVFVTLGKGLRYAFVALSTTAAM, via the coding sequence ATGCCCGCCGAGCCGTCCACCCTGTCCACCTGGGGTCTTCCCGGGATGTTCTTCGTCGCCATGCTGGCGGGCTCCGTGGTGCCGGTGCCCTCCGAGGCGATGCTCGCCGCCCTCATCTACAACGGCACGCCGCCGGTGATGGCCACCGTGGTGGCCACCGTGGGCAACGTGCTGGGCGCGGTGACGCTCTACATCCTGGGCAAGTGGGTGTCGCAGGGTGGGGGCGGGGCCGTGGGCCGCTGGGTGGCGCGCCGCCGGGAGAAGGAAGGCCCGCGCATGGCACGCGTGGAGGCGAACCTGCGCACCTGGGGGGCGCCCGCGCTGCTCATGGCGTGGCTGCCCATCCTGGGGGACGCGTTCGTGCTCGCGGGAGGCTTCGTGGGCGTGCGCCCCTTGCCCTTCGTCGTCTTCGTCACCCTGGGTAAAGGTCTGCGCTACGCCTTCGTCGCGCTGTCCACCACGGCAGCGATGTAA
- a CDS encoding lamin tail domain-containing protein, which produces MSLKQDLFRRPAASWRTWSFTLVCAALSACGGSVDAGAEEAAPELVAREDSLANVRLRLMAANLSSGTGQDYDPGHGIRIFQGTDADVVMIQEFNYKTDSAADLRSFVDTAFGTGFSYYRESGAQIPNGIISRYPIIAAGEWDDTQVSNRDFAWARIDIPGPKDLWAISVHLLTTSSSVRNTEASNLVKFINANVPASDYLVIGGDFNTGSRSESTFSTFSSVVSTASPYPADKNGNTNTNAGRNSPYDHVLVDNDLRAYQTSVVMGSSTFANGLVVDTRVYSPLSDISPALSGDSGASGMQHMGVIKDFLIPGDGATASTVTVLSPNGGESWTAGSARTITWTASGVSNVKVEYSLNGSTWTTITSSTGASAGSVAWTVPSSASTNAWVRVSDASNATVTDLSNAAFTITTGGTTGTGNVFINEVLINEPGSDVNGEFVELVNSGTAAVDLSGWTVSDGTAVRHTFASGTTVAAGKAVVVFGGASGIPAGTPGAVAASTGSLVLGNSGDTVTVKNSAGTVVDTATFASSLAGTDGVSANRSPDASSTGSFVLHTGVSSLSSSPGKRASGAAF; this is translated from the coding sequence GTGAGCCTGAAACAAGACCTCTTCCGGCGGCCTGCCGCCTCCTGGCGTACGTGGTCCTTCACGCTGGTGTGCGCGGCGCTCAGCGCGTGCGGTGGCTCGGTGGACGCGGGTGCGGAGGAGGCGGCGCCGGAGCTGGTCGCGCGTGAGGACTCGCTGGCGAACGTGCGGCTGCGCCTGATGGCGGCCAACCTGAGCAGCGGCACGGGGCAGGACTACGACCCGGGTCACGGCATCCGCATCTTCCAGGGCACGGACGCGGACGTCGTGATGATCCAGGAGTTCAACTACAAGACGGACTCCGCGGCGGACCTCCGCAGCTTCGTGGACACGGCCTTCGGCACGGGCTTCTCGTACTACCGCGAGTCCGGCGCGCAGATTCCGAACGGCATCATCAGCCGCTACCCCATCATCGCCGCCGGCGAGTGGGACGACACGCAGGTGTCCAACCGCGACTTCGCGTGGGCGCGCATCGACATCCCGGGCCCCAAGGACCTGTGGGCCATCAGCGTGCACCTGCTGACGACCAGCTCCAGCGTCCGCAACACGGAGGCGTCCAACCTGGTGAAGTTCATCAACGCCAACGTGCCCGCCAGCGACTACCTGGTGATTGGCGGTGACTTCAACACCGGCAGCCGCAGCGAGTCGACCTTCAGCACCTTCTCCAGCGTGGTGTCCACGGCGTCGCCGTACCCGGCGGACAAGAATGGCAACACCAACACCAACGCGGGCCGCAACTCGCCGTACGACCACGTGCTGGTGGACAACGACCTGCGCGCCTACCAGACGTCCGTGGTGATGGGCTCCAGCACCTTCGCCAACGGCCTGGTGGTGGACACGCGCGTGTACTCGCCCCTGTCCGACATCTCCCCGGCGCTGTCAGGCGACAGCGGCGCGTCCGGCATGCAGCACATGGGCGTCATCAAGGACTTCCTCATCCCGGGGGACGGCGCGACGGCCTCCACCGTGACGGTGCTGTCGCCCAACGGCGGTGAGAGCTGGACGGCCGGCTCGGCGCGCACCATCACCTGGACGGCGTCCGGCGTCTCCAACGTGAAGGTGGAGTACTCGCTGAACGGCTCCACCTGGACCACCATCACGTCCAGCACGGGCGCATCCGCTGGCAGCGTGGCGTGGACGGTTCCCTCCAGCGCCAGCACCAACGCGTGGGTGCGGGTGAGCGATGCGAGCAACGCCACCGTCACCGACCTGTCCAACGCGGCCTTCACCATCACCACGGGCGGCACCACCGGCACGGGCAACGTGTTCATCAACGAGGTGCTCATCAACGAGCCGGGCTCGGACGTGAACGGCGAGTTCGTGGAGCTGGTCAACAGCGGCACGGCGGCGGTGGACCTGAGCGGGTGGACGGTGTCGGACGGCACGGCCGTGCGCCACACCTTCGCCAGCGGCACCACGGTGGCGGCGGGCAAGGCGGTGGTGGTGTTCGGTGGCGCGTCCGGCATCCCCGCCGGCACGCCAGGCGCGGTGGCCGCGTCCACGGGCTCGCTGGTCCTGGGCAACAGCGGTGACACCGTCACGGTGAAGAACAGCGCCGGCACGGTGGTGGACACGGCCACGTTCGCCTCGTCGCTCGCGGGCACGGATGGCGTGTCCGCCAACCGCAGCCCGGACGCGTCCTCCACGGGCAGCTTCGTGCTGCACACGGGCGTGTCCAGCCTGAGCAGCTCGCCCGGCAAGCGCGCCAGCGGCGCCGCGTTCTAG
- a CDS encoding glutathione S-transferase family protein, protein MLKVHHLSESRSQRILWLLEELGLDYEVVRYERDPKTGFAPPELKAIHPLGKSPLVEDGGRVLAESGAIIETLIRKYGQGRLSPAPEDLDRYTHFLHYAEGSAMLPIVQLLYVKRLGDAAAPIKPRIDSELKSHLSYLEGSLQGREYLVGNALTGADIQLSFVLEAAKSFRLLAELPNFTAYLDRLHARPAYQRALERGGPYKMGR, encoded by the coding sequence ATGCTGAAGGTCCATCACCTCTCCGAATCCCGCTCGCAGCGCATCCTCTGGCTCCTGGAGGAGCTGGGGCTCGACTACGAGGTCGTCCGCTACGAGCGTGACCCGAAGACGGGGTTTGCTCCGCCGGAGCTCAAGGCCATCCACCCGCTGGGCAAGTCGCCGCTGGTGGAGGACGGCGGCCGGGTGCTGGCGGAGTCCGGCGCCATCATCGAGACGTTGATCCGCAAGTACGGCCAGGGCCGGCTTTCGCCCGCGCCGGAGGACCTGGACCGGTACACGCACTTCCTGCACTACGCGGAAGGCTCCGCGATGCTGCCCATCGTGCAGCTGCTCTACGTGAAGCGGCTGGGGGACGCCGCGGCGCCCATCAAGCCGCGCATCGACTCCGAGCTGAAGAGCCACCTGAGCTACCTGGAAGGGTCGCTCCAGGGCCGCGAGTACCTGGTGGGCAACGCGCTGACGGGCGCGGACATCCAGCTGAGCTTCGTGCTGGAGGCCGCGAAGTCGTTCCGGTTGCTGGCGGAGCTGCCGAACTTCACGGCCTACCTCGACCGGCTCCACGCGCGCCCCGCGTACCAGCGCGCTCTGGAGCGGGGCGGGCCGTACAAGATGGGCCGCTGA
- a CDS encoding dipeptidyl-peptidase 3 family protein, translating into MKPLLLAAVLAAAPATPQKSPAPDAGLAQAAQPSLTVPGGKFLRARSGNTAVAQMFAPGIAELSLAEKRVAWSLTLAAHAGEDIALDQLGWKLVPTKQLLEGVWLFGRDAQSAASGFDGKLADYLLRFYGHGGNHDSTTGQKFVPAFTAEQLAAGASRALKAGAPWTVKDEAALQAWLQDLKPTLFDASFEPQLTSKAPPPGQDLLTASSNTAYGPGVTQKDLVGFTEKYPLNSRVVKENGKLVEQVFRAGTPDGKVKPGLYAKELSRVIAHLQEAMKSAEPAQKAALGKLVRYFQTGSPKDWDAYNIAWLKVDPKVDANLGFIETYVDPRGHKGQWEGLVNYRDTAENQIMVLMGQKAQYFEDRLPWPEKYRRKKVSLPVAKAINLITSHPEPPAGINLPNEQHIREKYGSKSVMITNVMDAASAVTRLPLALEFSRTAEDREQAQKYSVTARKWLVAFHEVLGHASGQVDPKLKGQSPSVFLKEYDNTLEEARADLVALWHAFDPALAELSPDHEAIARQMYRDFLVEGLTNLRRVETGNAFEEDHQRGHHMTVTFLEEKGVVKQVTENGRTYLTIPDYAKMREAVGELLSQLMVIKATGDYEGIRALVQEKGIHFDPKLRDEVARRVKAVDVPTVLLLNSPRVVPVLDAKGTLVDLKEDTTQAFVDQHLERSLLGRLSPSEASRVAAKVAGSPDAVREAFKELGPDTAPAPTPAKKGAAPVKSTP; encoded by the coding sequence ATGAAGCCCCTGCTGCTGGCTGCCGTCCTCGCCGCCGCGCCCGCCACCCCGCAGAAGTCGCCCGCGCCTGATGCCGGCCTCGCGCAGGCCGCGCAGCCCTCCCTCACCGTGCCCGGAGGCAAGTTCCTCCGCGCCCGCTCCGGCAACACCGCCGTCGCGCAGATGTTCGCGCCGGGCATCGCGGAGCTGTCCCTGGCGGAGAAGCGCGTGGCGTGGTCCCTCACCCTCGCGGCGCACGCGGGCGAGGACATCGCGTTGGATCAGCTCGGCTGGAAGCTGGTGCCGACGAAGCAGCTGCTGGAGGGCGTCTGGCTCTTCGGCCGCGACGCGCAGAGCGCCGCGTCCGGCTTCGACGGGAAGCTGGCGGACTACCTGCTGCGCTTCTACGGGCACGGCGGCAACCACGACAGCACCACCGGCCAGAAGTTCGTCCCGGCCTTCACCGCGGAACAGCTCGCGGCCGGTGCTTCCCGCGCGCTCAAGGCCGGCGCACCCTGGACGGTGAAGGACGAGGCCGCGCTCCAGGCCTGGCTCCAGGACCTGAAGCCCACCCTCTTCGACGCGAGCTTCGAGCCGCAGCTCACCTCCAAGGCCCCGCCGCCGGGTCAGGACCTCCTCACCGCGTCCTCCAACACCGCCTACGGCCCCGGCGTGACGCAGAAGGACCTGGTGGGCTTCACGGAGAAGTACCCGCTCAACTCCCGCGTGGTGAAGGAGAACGGGAAGCTGGTGGAGCAGGTGTTCCGCGCGGGCACGCCGGACGGCAAGGTGAAGCCGGGGCTGTACGCGAAGGAGCTCTCGCGCGTCATCGCGCACCTCCAGGAGGCGATGAAGTCCGCCGAGCCCGCGCAGAAGGCCGCGCTGGGCAAGCTGGTGCGCTACTTCCAGACGGGCAGCCCCAAGGACTGGGATGCGTACAACATCGCGTGGCTCAAGGTGGACCCGAAGGTGGACGCCAACCTGGGCTTCATCGAGACCTACGTGGACCCTCGCGGCCACAAGGGACAGTGGGAGGGATTGGTCAACTACCGCGACACGGCGGAGAACCAGATCATGGTGCTCATGGGCCAGAAGGCCCAGTACTTCGAGGACCGGCTGCCCTGGCCGGAGAAGTACCGCCGCAAGAAGGTCTCGCTGCCGGTGGCCAAGGCCATCAACCTCATCACGTCCCACCCGGAGCCGCCCGCGGGCATCAACCTGCCCAACGAGCAGCACATCCGGGAGAAGTACGGCAGCAAGAGCGTGATGATCACCAACGTCATGGACGCCGCCTCCGCCGTGACGCGGCTGCCCCTGGCGCTGGAGTTCTCCCGCACGGCGGAGGACCGCGAGCAGGCCCAGAAGTACTCCGTCACCGCGCGCAAGTGGCTGGTGGCCTTCCATGAGGTGCTGGGCCACGCCTCCGGCCAGGTGGACCCGAAGCTCAAGGGCCAGTCCCCGTCCGTCTTCCTCAAGGAGTACGACAACACGCTGGAGGAGGCGCGCGCGGACCTGGTCGCGCTGTGGCACGCGTTCGACCCGGCGCTCGCGGAGCTGTCGCCGGACCACGAGGCCATCGCCCGGCAGATGTACCGGGACTTCCTGGTGGAGGGGCTCACCAACCTGCGCCGCGTGGAGACGGGCAACGCCTTCGAGGAGGACCACCAGCGCGGCCACCACATGACGGTGACGTTCCTGGAGGAGAAGGGCGTGGTGAAGCAGGTCACGGAAAACGGCCGCACGTACCTCACGATTCCGGACTACGCGAAGATGCGCGAGGCCGTGGGCGAGCTGCTCTCCCAGCTGATGGTCATCAAGGCCACCGGCGACTACGAGGGCATCCGCGCGCTGGTGCAGGAGAAGGGCATCCACTTCGACCCGAAGCTGCGCGACGAGGTCGCCCGCCGGGTGAAGGCCGTGGACGTGCCCACGGTGCTGCTGCTCAATTCGCCGCGCGTGGTGCCGGTGCTGGACGCGAAGGGGACGCTGGTGGACCTGAAGGAGGACACCACCCAGGCCTTCGTGGATCAGCACCTGGAGCGCAGCCTGCTGGGCCGGCTGTCGCCCTCGGAGGCCAGCCGCGTCGCGGCGAAGGTGGCGGGCTCGCCGGACGCGGTGCGCGAGGCCTTCAAGGAGCTGGGGCCCGACACGGCTCCGGCGCCGACCCCCGCGAAGAAGGGTGCGGCGCCGGTGAAGTCCACGCCCTGA
- a CDS encoding AI-2E family transporter, with protein sequence MASDQVSRRVFVGLILLSIVLLCLVIRPFAEAFFLAAVLAGTFYGLHTRLKKRLRGHGNVSSGLIVTGILLALLLPLGGLTAFVVAEVSEGARFVTQTVQKGGMKGLVDKLPSGIQGPVSKLIERLPLEQAELDQKLQEQMTTQGGTAAKAVTGAVAATGTIILQLAMMLIALFFFLTDGARLVQWIESVSPLRHGQTRELLREFKSTSVSVLVSTVATAGVQAAVALIGFLIVGVPAPLFFAGLTFFLALIPAVGAAVVVLFAAGLMFLSGHPWAALFLAIWGVVVVGLVDNVVKPLLARKGMNQHGAIVFFALLGGLAAFGAVGLLLGPLIVAFFLSVVRIYERDYGRPNGRMGDPATPGGPIQPGSQRVVLTTESGTPLSDADAPSNH encoded by the coding sequence ATGGCCTCCGATCAGGTATCGCGACGCGTCTTCGTGGGTCTCATCCTGCTGTCCATCGTCCTGTTGTGCCTGGTCATCCGGCCCTTCGCGGAGGCGTTCTTCCTGGCGGCGGTGCTGGCGGGCACCTTCTACGGACTGCACACCCGGCTGAAGAAGCGGCTGCGCGGCCACGGCAACGTGTCCTCCGGACTCATCGTCACCGGCATCCTGCTGGCGCTGCTCCTGCCCCTGGGCGGCCTCACCGCCTTCGTCGTCGCGGAGGTGTCCGAGGGCGCGCGCTTCGTGACCCAGACCGTGCAGAAGGGCGGGATGAAGGGCCTGGTGGACAAGCTCCCCAGCGGCATCCAGGGCCCGGTGAGCAAGCTGATTGAGCGGCTCCCGCTGGAGCAGGCCGAGCTGGACCAGAAGCTCCAGGAGCAGATGACGACCCAGGGCGGCACCGCCGCCAAGGCCGTGACGGGAGCGGTGGCCGCCACGGGCACCATCATCCTCCAGTTGGCGATGATGCTCATCGCCCTCTTCTTCTTCCTCACCGACGGCGCACGCCTGGTGCAGTGGATCGAGAGCGTGTCGCCGCTCCGGCACGGGCAGACGCGGGAGCTCTTGCGCGAGTTCAAGAGCACCTCCGTGTCGGTGCTCGTCTCCACCGTCGCCACCGCGGGCGTCCAGGCGGCGGTCGCGCTCATCGGCTTCCTCATCGTGGGGGTGCCCGCGCCGCTGTTCTTCGCGGGCCTCACCTTCTTCCTCGCCCTCATCCCCGCCGTGGGCGCCGCGGTGGTGGTGCTCTTCGCCGCGGGCCTGATGTTCCTCAGCGGCCACCCGTGGGCTGCCCTCTTCCTGGCCATCTGGGGCGTCGTCGTGGTGGGGCTCGTGGACAACGTCGTCAAGCCGCTGCTGGCCCGGAAGGGCATGAACCAGCACGGCGCCATCGTCTTCTTCGCCCTGCTGGGCGGCCTGGCGGCGTTCGGCGCGGTGGGCCTCTTGCTGGGGCCCCTCATCGTCGCCTTCTTCCTCTCCGTGGTGCGCATCTACGAGCGCGACTACGGCCGGCCCAACGGACGGATGGGCGACCCGGCCACGCCGGGAGGCCCCATCCAGCCGGGCTCCCAGCGCGTCGTGCTCACCACGGAGTCCGGCACGCCCCTCTCGGACGCGGACGCGCCGTCCAACCACTGA
- a CDS encoding threonine/serine ThrE exporter family protein — protein MCAPAVSTRPSETPEAPPEFVASLAPPPPGPAVAFVLRLGHALHRHGTPAHRLEGLMKRVSERLGLEARFFSTPTSIFASFGPPEDLRTSLIRVEPGDMDLERLILLDMLADDVIHGRLTPAEGARRVEDILARPARYGPALQLLCWMLAGASAALLFGGGWKEMGVAGVSSLAIGVLDLLTRKQPTTARVLEPVAAVLSAAFAGLAAHFFGPLHGEVATLAGLIVLLPGLTLTIAVNEVATRNLISGTSRLTHAALIFLQLGFGAALGSRVATVLPPVPMPTPALPTVLPPGVALVALVVAGFAIAVLFRARPRDWGWIALAGAAAFMGARLGALLLGPQLGAFAGALLLGIGSNALARLRNRPAVTTVVPGLMLLVPGSVGFRSLASLLERDVVAGVDTAFSMLMVAVALAAGLLSANAIMPSRKVL, from the coding sequence ATGTGCGCGCCCGCCGTGTCCACGCGTCCCTCCGAAACCCCTGAAGCCCCGCCCGAGTTCGTCGCCTCCCTCGCGCCCCCGCCGCCCGGCCCCGCGGTGGCCTTCGTGCTGCGGCTGGGCCACGCGCTGCACCGCCACGGCACGCCCGCCCACCGCCTGGAGGGCCTGATGAAGCGGGTGAGCGAGCGGCTGGGCCTGGAGGCCCGCTTCTTCTCCACGCCCACCTCCATCTTCGCCTCCTTCGGCCCGCCGGAGGACCTGCGCACCAGCCTCATCCGCGTGGAGCCCGGCGACATGGACCTGGAGCGCCTCATCCTCCTGGACATGCTCGCGGACGACGTCATCCACGGCCGGCTCACGCCCGCGGAGGGCGCACGCCGCGTGGAGGACATCCTCGCCCGTCCGGCGCGCTACGGCCCCGCGCTCCAGCTGCTCTGCTGGATGCTGGCGGGCGCCTCCGCGGCGCTGCTGTTCGGCGGCGGCTGGAAGGAGATGGGCGTCGCCGGTGTCAGCAGCCTGGCCATTGGCGTGCTGGACCTGCTGACGCGCAAGCAGCCGACCACCGCCCGAGTGCTGGAGCCCGTGGCGGCCGTGCTGTCCGCCGCGTTCGCGGGGCTCGCGGCCCACTTCTTCGGCCCGCTGCACGGCGAGGTGGCCACGCTCGCGGGCCTCATCGTCCTGCTCCCCGGGCTCACGCTCACCATCGCCGTCAACGAAGTCGCCACGCGCAACCTCATCTCCGGCACGTCGCGCCTCACCCACGCCGCGCTCATCTTCCTCCAGCTGGGCTTCGGCGCGGCCCTGGGCAGCCGCGTGGCCACGGTGCTGCCTCCCGTGCCCATGCCCACGCCGGCCCTGCCCACGGTGCTTCCCCCCGGGGTCGCCCTCGTCGCGCTCGTGGTGGCGGGCTTCGCCATCGCGGTGCTCTTCCGCGCCCGGCCGCGGGACTGGGGATGGATTGCCCTGGCCGGCGCCGCCGCGTTCATGGGCGCGCGGCTGGGAGCGCTGCTGCTGGGGCCTCAGCTGGGCGCCTTCGCGGGCGCGCTGCTGCTGGGCATTGGGAGCAACGCGCTGGCGCGGCTGCGCAACCGGCCCGCCGTCACCACCGTGGTGCCGGGGCTGATGCTGCTCGTCCCCGGCAGCGTGGGCTTTCGCAGCCTGGCGTCGCTGCTGGAGCGCGACGTGGTGGCCGGCGTGGACACGGCCTTCTCCATGCTGATGGTCGCGGTGGCGCTGGCGGCGGGCCTGCTGTCCGCCAACGCCATCATGCCTTCGCGCAAGGTGCTCTAG
- a CDS encoding pseudouridine synthase, translating into MARKQRTPRWLEAARRRGPEAPAGPGADWLTRALGRAGVLPRAEAEQAIRDGRVEVDGRVEREPFAPVGEGTRVRVDGVERALTRQVRVLMFHKTSGPVVHGSDPEGVGTVFERLRAVLPPELQGFEWYAVGRLDRDTTGLLLFTNDEQLVRHSTAPETHLPKRYVARVEGQPPEPALARLREGLMLEDGPTRPAEAVLRAPDVVALTLTEGRHHQVKRMLAAVGHPVLALHREAVGQVVLDVAEGAWRELSGAEVAQGLGFQPGAD; encoded by the coding sequence ATGGCGCGCAAGCAACGGACGCCCAGGTGGCTGGAGGCCGCGAGGCGCAGGGGACCGGAGGCCCCGGCGGGCCCTGGCGCGGACTGGCTGACACGAGCGTTGGGCCGGGCCGGCGTGCTGCCCCGGGCCGAGGCCGAGCAGGCGATCCGCGATGGCCGTGTGGAGGTGGACGGCCGCGTGGAGCGGGAGCCGTTCGCGCCGGTGGGGGAGGGGACGCGGGTGCGCGTGGACGGCGTGGAGCGCGCGCTCACGCGCCAGGTGCGGGTGCTGATGTTCCACAAGACCTCGGGGCCGGTGGTGCACGGGTCGGATCCAGAGGGCGTGGGCACGGTCTTCGAAAGGCTGCGCGCGGTGCTGCCGCCGGAGCTTCAAGGCTTCGAGTGGTACGCGGTGGGCCGGTTGGACCGCGACACCACGGGGCTCCTGCTCTTCACCAACGACGAGCAGCTGGTGCGGCACTCGACGGCTCCAGAGACGCACCTGCCCAAGCGGTACGTGGCGCGCGTGGAGGGGCAGCCCCCGGAGCCAGCGCTGGCGAGGCTGCGAGAGGGCTTGATGCTGGAGGACGGCCCCACGCGCCCGGCGGAGGCCGTGCTCCGTGCTCCCGACGTGGTGGCGCTCACGCTCACGGAAGGACGGCACCACCAGGTGAAGCGGATGCTCGCGGCGGTGGGGCACCCGGTGCTCGCGCTGCACCGTGAAGCGGTGGGGCAGGTGGTGCTGGACGTGGCGGAAGGGGCGTGGCGCGAGCTGTCGGGCGCGGAGGTGGCGCAGGGGCTGGGGTTCCAGCCCGGCGCGGACTAG